One Kitasatospora sp. MAP12-44 DNA segment encodes these proteins:
- a CDS encoding HlyD family efflux transporter periplasmic adaptor subunit — protein sequence MQFRQKALSKLQSREELDIPVRFARPQGRLVLAVTAAVMAVACFWAVLGTVSSKLSAPGILTHAEGSYILQSPVAGQVTAVFANEGDTLPVGAPLLSVHTGQTDETVRTVAAGRVTALSAQIGAVVAIGADLATVERIDHADDPIVALLYVPVGSGSTVPVGAAVDLSVQSAPAHQFGVLRGHVKAVGRVPQTQQQITSFLGDDQLGEQFSAQGQPVVVVVELDRSAGTGSGYAWSSASGPPYPIDSSTLVSGAVHLAAQHPIDWVLP from the coding sequence GTGCAGTTCCGCCAAAAGGCGCTTTCCAAGCTGCAATCGCGAGAAGAGCTCGATATACCGGTGCGCTTCGCGCGGCCGCAGGGTCGGCTCGTATTGGCCGTGACGGCGGCCGTCATGGCAGTCGCCTGTTTCTGGGCGGTACTCGGGACGGTGTCGTCGAAGCTGAGCGCACCCGGAATCCTGACCCATGCCGAGGGCAGTTACATCCTGCAGAGCCCGGTCGCCGGTCAGGTCACCGCCGTATTCGCCAACGAGGGCGACACACTGCCGGTCGGCGCTCCACTGCTCAGCGTTCACACGGGTCAGACGGACGAGACCGTGCGCACGGTGGCGGCGGGCCGGGTGACCGCGTTGTCGGCCCAGATCGGTGCGGTGGTCGCCATCGGGGCGGATCTGGCGACCGTGGAGCGGATCGACCATGCCGACGACCCGATCGTGGCGCTGCTGTACGTGCCGGTCGGCAGTGGATCGACGGTGCCGGTGGGTGCGGCGGTGGACCTGAGCGTCCAGTCGGCACCAGCGCACCAGTTCGGTGTGCTGCGAGGCCACGTCAAGGCCGTCGGCCGGGTACCCCAGACGCAGCAGCAGATCACCAGCTTCCTCGGGGACGACCAGTTGGGCGAGCAGTTCTCGGCTCAGGGGCAACCTGTGGTGGTCGTGGTCGAGTTGGACCGGTCGGCCGGCACGGGATCCGGGTACGCGTGGTCGTCGGCGAGCGGCCCGCCCTATCCGATCGACTCCTCGACCTTGGTCAGTGGTGCCGTTCACCTGGCCGCGCAGCATCCGATCGATTGGGTTCTTCCTTGA
- a CDS encoding winged helix-turn-helix domain-containing protein, giving the protein MLTYPALAWSDRPALPSDARANHELIGATRARLLADLHDSPRTTGELGERHRLSIGTVSYHLGILHRAGLLTRTRVGRSVRYEQTPHAAVLLDVDRRGSSN; this is encoded by the coding sequence ATGCTCACGTATCCAGCGCTCGCCTGGTCCGACAGACCGGCGCTGCCCTCCGACGCCCGGGCCAACCACGAGCTCATCGGAGCCACCAGGGCACGGCTGCTGGCCGACCTGCACGACAGCCCACGCACCACCGGCGAACTGGGCGAACGCCACCGGCTGTCGATCGGCACCGTCTCCTACCACCTGGGCATCCTGCACCGCGCGGGCCTGCTCACGCGTACCCGAGTCGGCCGGAGCGTCCGGTACGAGCAGACCCCGCACGCCGCCGTCCTGCTGGACGTAGACAGACGTGGCTCGTCCAACTGA
- a CDS encoding UBP-type zinc finger domain-containing protein produces the protein MNTENPIDPTVPPSGTGCVECDAAGGWWFHLRRCTRCGHVGCCDDSLSRHATAHAKATGHPVIRSFEPGESWFWNYDTSEFYESGPELAPPDSHPARQPVPGPAGRVPADWAEQLSARDAAGGA, from the coding sequence ATGAACACCGAGAACCCGATCGATCCCACCGTGCCGCCGAGCGGGACCGGTTGCGTCGAGTGCGACGCGGCCGGCGGCTGGTGGTTCCACCTGCGGCGCTGCACGCGCTGCGGCCACGTCGGCTGCTGCGACGACTCGCTGTCCCGGCACGCCACGGCACATGCCAAGGCCACCGGCCACCCGGTGATCCGCAGCTTCGAGCCGGGCGAGAGCTGGTTCTGGAACTACGACACGTCCGAGTTCTACGAGTCCGGTCCTGAGCTGGCCCCGCCCGACAGCCACCCTGCGCGGCAGCCGGTTCCGGGCCCGGCCGGACGGGTGCCGGCCGACTGGGCCGAGCAACTGAGCGCCCGCGACGCCGCCGGCGGAGCATGA
- a CDS encoding ATP-binding protein has protein sequence MTGDDPVRCEEDELRSLFLFEKLDSDQLARLCRDGHVEWFDPGPVYQEGDPATNLYVLFHGTVILTRSVGGQEVDFGRTSAPGVYAGAFQAYLGDQVPQVYNNSMRVTERSRFFVLPADAFAQIMRGWFPMAVHLLEGLFFGFKNTQEAIGQRERLLALGSATAGLTHELNNPAAAAVRAAAALRERIAAVRREFGELAAQPHRAEDLARLSELVEMTVSRLGQAQPLSPLQAADREDELGDWLEGHGVEDGWQLAPVLVQANLGTDWLNRVAASLSEELLGRSLSLLSCTVEAELLLNEIDDATHRISALVGAARQYTQLDRAPYQNADVHELLDSTLMMLAAKIGPDITVVRDYDPALPRIPGYPAELNQVWTNLIDNAVWAMRSTGAGGTLTVRTAQDGDHVLVEFRDTGPGVPPEVRDRVFDPFFTTKPVGEGTGLGLDISWRIIVNRHGGDLRLASVPGDTRFQVRLPINPVRPDTPLEQP, from the coding sequence ATGACCGGCGACGACCCGGTTCGGTGCGAGGAGGACGAGCTGCGTTCGCTGTTCCTGTTCGAGAAGCTGGATTCCGACCAGTTGGCGCGGCTGTGCCGTGACGGCCACGTGGAGTGGTTCGACCCGGGTCCGGTGTACCAGGAGGGCGATCCGGCCACGAACCTGTATGTGCTGTTCCACGGAACCGTGATCCTCACGCGCAGCGTCGGCGGCCAGGAGGTGGACTTCGGCCGCACGTCCGCACCCGGCGTCTATGCCGGGGCCTTCCAGGCGTACCTCGGCGACCAGGTGCCCCAGGTGTACAACAACTCGATGCGGGTGACCGAGCGGTCCCGGTTCTTCGTGCTGCCCGCGGACGCCTTCGCCCAGATCATGCGCGGCTGGTTCCCGATGGCCGTCCACCTGCTGGAGGGCCTGTTCTTCGGGTTCAAGAACACCCAGGAGGCGATCGGCCAGCGGGAGCGGCTGCTGGCGCTCGGCTCGGCGACCGCCGGGCTCACCCACGAGCTCAACAACCCTGCCGCCGCTGCTGTGCGCGCCGCCGCCGCACTGCGCGAACGCATCGCCGCGGTACGCCGCGAGTTCGGCGAACTCGCGGCCCAACCGCACCGAGCCGAAGACCTGGCCCGGCTGAGCGAGCTGGTGGAGATGACCGTCAGCCGGCTGGGCCAGGCCCAGCCGCTCAGCCCGCTGCAGGCCGCGGACCGCGAGGACGAGCTCGGCGACTGGCTGGAGGGGCACGGCGTCGAAGACGGCTGGCAGCTGGCGCCGGTCCTCGTCCAGGCGAACCTGGGCACCGACTGGCTCAACCGGGTCGCCGCCTCCCTGTCCGAGGAGCTGCTCGGCCGGTCCCTGAGCCTTCTGAGCTGCACGGTTGAGGCCGAACTGCTGCTGAACGAGATCGACGACGCCACGCACCGCATCTCCGCACTCGTCGGCGCGGCCAGGCAGTACACGCAGCTGGACCGGGCCCCCTATCAGAACGCCGACGTACACGAGCTGCTGGACAGCACGCTGATGATGCTCGCCGCGAAGATCGGCCCGGACATCACGGTCGTGCGCGACTACGACCCCGCCTTGCCCCGCATCCCCGGGTACCCCGCCGAGCTGAACCAGGTGTGGACGAACCTGATCGACAACGCGGTGTGGGCCATGCGCAGCACCGGCGCCGGTGGGACCCTCACCGTCCGCACCGCACAGGACGGTGACCACGTGCTGGTCGAGTTCCGCGACACCGGCCCCGGCGTGCCCCCCGAGGTGCGCGACCGCGTCTTCGACCCGTTCTTCACCACCAAACCGGTCGGCGAAGGCACGGGACTCGGCCTGGACATCTCCTGGCGCATCATCGTCAACCGCCATGGCGGCGACCTGCGGCTCGCATCCGTGCCGGGCGACACCCGTTTCCAGGTCCGCCTCCCCATCAACCCCGTCAGACCCGACACCCCGCTGGAGCAGCCATGA
- a CDS encoding FAD-dependent oxidoreductase produces the protein MAETTDAARTVILTVDDDPAVSRAVARDLRRRYGDAYRVVRAESGASALDALRELKLRGSPVAMILADYRMPQMDGIEFLEQALDLFPGARRVLLTAYADTDAAIDAINVVDLDHYLLKPWEPPEEKLYPVVDDLLESWRATDGRTAGTIKVVGHRWSAQSSQIREFLARNQVPYRWYNSDEPEGRRLLSAAGQDGLRLPLVVTPDGATLVEPEERELATRVGLSTTPAADFYDLVIVGGGPAGLGAAVYGASEGLRTVLVERSATGGQAGQSSRIENYLGFPDGVSGAQLTDRARRQAAKFGAEMLTAREVTALEANGAARTLRFSDGSTVSAHSVILATGVTYRQLDVPGAAAMTGRGLYYGSALTEAVACQDHDVYIVGGANSAGQAATFLARGAKSVTLLVRGPSLAASMSHYLLERVEKAPTISVRTGTVVAAVHGKEHLEGLTLRDTVTGESEEVDAQWMFVFIGAAPMTDWLDGTVTRDSHGFLPTGPDLTADGRPPAGWALDRPPYHLETNVPGVFVAGDARAESAKRVASAVGEGAMAVMLVHRYLEQS, from the coding sequence ATGGCAGAGACCACCGACGCGGCACGGACCGTGATCTTGACCGTGGACGACGATCCCGCGGTGTCCCGGGCCGTCGCCCGCGACCTGCGCCGCCGCTACGGCGACGCGTACCGCGTCGTGCGGGCCGAGTCGGGCGCGTCGGCGCTCGACGCCCTGCGCGAGCTGAAGCTGCGGGGCTCCCCGGTCGCGATGATCCTGGCCGACTACCGCATGCCGCAGATGGACGGTATCGAGTTCCTGGAGCAGGCCCTCGACCTGTTCCCCGGCGCGCGGCGGGTGCTGCTGACCGCCTACGCCGACACCGACGCGGCGATCGACGCCATCAACGTCGTCGACCTCGACCACTACCTGCTCAAGCCGTGGGAGCCGCCGGAGGAGAAGCTCTACCCCGTGGTGGACGATCTGCTGGAGTCCTGGCGGGCGACCGACGGCCGGACGGCGGGCACCATCAAAGTCGTCGGGCACCGCTGGTCGGCGCAGTCCTCGCAGATCCGGGAGTTCCTGGCCCGCAACCAGGTGCCCTACCGCTGGTACAACTCCGATGAGCCGGAGGGCCGCAGGCTGCTCTCCGCCGCGGGGCAGGACGGTCTCCGGCTGCCACTGGTGGTCACTCCGGACGGTGCGACGCTCGTCGAGCCGGAGGAACGGGAGCTGGCCACGCGGGTGGGTCTCTCGACGACACCGGCGGCCGACTTCTACGACCTCGTCATCGTCGGCGGCGGGCCCGCGGGACTGGGCGCGGCCGTGTACGGCGCCTCGGAAGGGCTGCGGACGGTCCTGGTCGAGCGCTCGGCGACCGGAGGCCAGGCGGGCCAGAGCTCACGGATCGAGAACTACCTCGGTTTTCCCGACGGCGTCTCCGGCGCGCAGCTCACGGATCGGGCACGCCGGCAGGCGGCGAAGTTCGGCGCCGAGATGCTGACCGCGCGCGAGGTCACCGCCCTGGAGGCGAACGGCGCCGCCCGCACCCTGCGGTTCTCGGACGGTTCCACCGTCTCGGCGCACAGCGTGATCCTCGCGACCGGCGTGACCTACCGGCAACTGGACGTGCCGGGAGCGGCCGCGATGACCGGGCGCGGTCTGTACTACGGCTCGGCGCTGACCGAGGCCGTCGCGTGCCAGGACCACGACGTGTACATCGTCGGCGGCGCGAACTCCGCGGGCCAGGCCGCGACGTTCCTGGCCCGGGGCGCCAAGTCGGTCACCCTGCTGGTGCGCGGCCCGTCGCTGGCGGCCTCCATGTCGCACTACCTGCTGGAGCGCGTCGAGAAGGCTCCCACGATCTCGGTCCGCACCGGCACGGTCGTGGCGGCCGTCCACGGCAAGGAGCACCTGGAGGGGCTGACCCTGCGCGACACCGTGACCGGGGAGAGCGAGGAGGTCGACGCACAGTGGATGTTCGTGTTCATCGGCGCGGCCCCCATGACCGACTGGCTGGACGGCACGGTGACCAGGGACTCGCACGGCTTCCTCCCCACCGGCCCCGACCTGACGGCCGACGGGCGCCCGCCGGCCGGATGGGCGCTGGACCGGCCGCCGTACCACCTGGAGACCAACGTGCCCGGAGTCTTCGTGGCGGGGGACGCCCGCGCCGAGTCCGCCAAGCGGGTCGCCTCCGCGGTCGGCGAGGGTGCGATGGCCGTCATGCTCGTGCACCGCTATCTGGAGCAGTCATGA
- a CDS encoding LysE/ArgO family amino acid transporter, giving the protein MHDVLIAAAAGLGTGLSLIVAIGAQNAFVLRQGIRRRHVPVIVAICAGSDAVLIALGVAGIGSVVHAWPAAITALAWIGGAFLVGYGLLAARRALRSARLDPTADTAPSLRAAVLTCLALTWLNPHVYLDTVLLLGSIAGSYGDQRWAFGAGAAVASLCWFGALGFGARLLERFFARPASWRVLDALIAATMTTLGAVMVASHP; this is encoded by the coding sequence ATGCACGACGTACTCATCGCGGCCGCCGCAGGACTGGGCACCGGCCTCTCCCTCATCGTGGCCATCGGCGCCCAGAACGCCTTCGTCCTGCGCCAGGGCATCCGCCGCCGGCACGTGCCGGTGATCGTCGCGATCTGCGCGGGCTCCGACGCGGTGCTGATCGCACTCGGTGTGGCCGGCATCGGCAGCGTGGTGCACGCCTGGCCTGCCGCGATCACCGCGCTGGCCTGGATCGGTGGCGCGTTCCTGGTCGGCTACGGGCTGCTCGCCGCCCGCCGGGCGCTGCGCTCGGCCCGGCTGGACCCGACCGCCGACACCGCCCCCTCGCTGCGCGCCGCCGTCCTCACCTGCCTCGCGCTGACCTGGCTGAACCCCCACGTCTACCTGGACACCGTGCTGCTGCTCGGCTCGATCGCCGGCTCCTACGGCGACCAGCGCTGGGCCTTCGGCGCCGGCGCCGCCGTCGCGAGCCTGTGCTGGTTCGGCGCACTCGGCTTCGGCGCACGGCTGCTGGAACGCTTCTTCGCCCGTCCCGCCTCGTGGCGCGTCCTCGACGCGCTCATCGCGGCGACGATGACCACGCTCGGCGCGGTGATGGTGGCGAGCCATCCGTGA
- a CDS encoding LysR family transcriptional regulator ArgP: MTGLPLEQVRTLLAAADEGTFEAAARALQLTPSAVSQRIKALEERTGRVLLLRSKPIRLTDSGEVVVRFARQVARLERDAGAELGLSDSGEPARVSIAVNADSLATWFLPALARAGREARICLEVHREDEEHTTRLLREGTVMAAVTSSPQPVQGCSVRALGRMRYRAMASPEFVDRWLRGAPLRQLLGAAPVVVFDRRDELQDRFLQRLNPRAATGTLRHFVPASESYLDAVVSGLGWGMLPEIHVAARAVGGRLRDLAPDRPIDVPLYWQQWKLDSPALAEVADAVAAAAADAL, encoded by the coding sequence ATGACTGGTCTTCCCCTGGAGCAGGTACGCACCCTGCTCGCCGCTGCCGACGAGGGGACCTTCGAAGCGGCCGCCCGGGCCCTGCAGCTGACACCGTCGGCCGTCAGCCAGCGGATCAAAGCACTCGAGGAGCGCACCGGGCGGGTCCTGCTGCTGCGCTCCAAGCCGATCCGGCTGACGGACTCCGGCGAGGTCGTCGTGCGGTTCGCCCGCCAGGTCGCCCGCCTCGAGCGCGATGCCGGCGCCGAGCTGGGCCTGTCCGACTCCGGCGAGCCGGCCCGGGTGTCGATCGCGGTCAACGCCGACTCGCTGGCGACCTGGTTCCTGCCCGCGCTCGCGCGCGCCGGGCGCGAGGCGCGGATCTGCCTCGAAGTGCACCGGGAGGACGAGGAGCACACCACCCGGCTGCTGCGCGAAGGCACCGTGATGGCGGCCGTGACCTCCTCCCCGCAGCCGGTCCAGGGGTGTTCGGTGCGGGCCCTGGGACGGATGCGCTACCGCGCCATGGCGAGCCCGGAGTTCGTCGACCGCTGGCTCCGCGGCGCTCCGCTGCGACAGCTGCTCGGCGCTGCGCCGGTCGTGGTCTTCGACCGCCGCGACGAGTTGCAGGATCGCTTCCTGCAACGTCTCAACCCACGAGCCGCGACCGGGACCCTGCGCCACTTCGTCCCCGCCTCGGAGTCCTATCTGGACGCGGTGGTGTCCGGGCTCGGCTGGGGCATGCTCCCCGAGATCCATGTCGCCGCCCGGGCGGTCGGCGGACGGCTGCGCGATCTCGCCCCTGACCGGCCGATCGACGTCCCGCTGTACTGGCAGCAGTGGAAGCTCGACTCCCCGGCGCTGGCCGAGGTCGCCGACGCCGTGGCAGCGGCGGCCGCCGACGCGCTGTGA
- a CDS encoding NADH-quinone oxidoreductase subunit NuoF family protein yields MSARSDLPQVRHLGSARLTAGLDRFQRLDLAMHTRLHPPLPRPSRDNLLDLAERVDLRGRGGAGFPFVRKARAALAAADRTGTRPVIVVNGAEGEPPSAKDRMLLARAPHLVLDGACLAAAAFGAEEIVIGVAAGSPGEVSIPAALAERDLPCPARTVCLPERFVSGESGALIRGVNGLAVLPAAVKARAAEGGTGGVRRRPTLLSNAETWAQLAVAARLGPEAYAAVGTDSEPGTVLLTVNRPGAGPLVVEAPFGTRLGDVLDTGGLRPGDGVLVGGYHGAWLDPVDAASAALSRTGLAALGGTLGAGAIVALPAATCPLGELTRVAAWLAGQSAGQCGPCKRGLPDAAEALAALATGAGGPAELEDVQRALGGAQGGGACSHPDGTARFVLSALDVFARDVEAHVAGTGCGRPVLGVLPLPRDEGAQLEVDWSRCAGHGLCGVLAPGLIRLGPHGYPASTTIPVAPWQEHGARRAVSQCPALALRIRHP; encoded by the coding sequence GTGAGTGCCCGGAGCGACCTGCCGCAGGTGCGCCACCTGGGGTCGGCCCGGCTGACCGCTGGGCTGGACCGCTTCCAGCGCCTCGACCTCGCCATGCACACCCGCCTCCACCCTCCGCTCCCCCGGCCCAGCCGGGACAACCTGCTGGACCTGGCCGAGCGGGTCGATCTGCGCGGGCGCGGCGGCGCGGGCTTCCCCTTCGTCCGCAAGGCCCGGGCCGCGCTGGCCGCCGCCGACCGCACCGGGACCCGTCCGGTCATCGTGGTGAACGGCGCGGAGGGCGAGCCCCCGAGCGCCAAGGACCGGATGCTGCTCGCCCGGGCTCCGCACCTGGTGCTCGACGGCGCCTGCCTGGCCGCAGCCGCCTTCGGGGCCGAGGAGATCGTGATCGGCGTCGCCGCCGGCAGCCCCGGCGAGGTCTCGATTCCCGCCGCCCTCGCCGAGCGCGACCTGCCCTGCCCGGCCCGGACCGTCTGCCTCCCCGAGCGCTTCGTCTCCGGCGAGTCCGGCGCGCTGATCCGCGGGGTCAACGGGCTTGCGGTCCTGCCCGCCGCGGTGAAGGCCCGCGCGGCCGAGGGCGGAACAGGGGGCGTCCGACGGCGCCCGACGCTGCTGTCCAACGCCGAGACCTGGGCGCAGCTCGCCGTGGCCGCCCGGCTCGGCCCCGAGGCGTACGCCGCCGTCGGCACCGACTCCGAACCCGGCACGGTGCTGCTGACGGTCAACCGCCCAGGGGCCGGCCCCCTGGTGGTCGAGGCTCCCTTCGGTACGAGGCTGGGCGACGTGCTGGACACGGGTGGGCTGCGGCCGGGCGACGGTGTGCTGGTAGGCGGCTATCACGGCGCCTGGCTGGACCCGGTGGACGCCGCCAGCGCGGCGCTCTCCCGCACGGGTCTCGCCGCGCTCGGCGGTACCCTCGGCGCCGGTGCGATCGTCGCGCTCCCCGCCGCCACCTGCCCGCTCGGCGAGCTCACCCGGGTCGCGGCCTGGCTCGCGGGCCAGTCGGCCGGGCAGTGCGGGCCGTGCAAGCGCGGGCTGCCGGACGCCGCCGAAGCGCTCGCCGCGCTGGCCACGGGCGCCGGCGGGCCCGCGGAACTGGAGGACGTCCAGCGCGCCCTGGGCGGCGCGCAGGGCGGTGGCGCCTGCTCGCACCCCGACGGCACGGCCCGCTTCGTGCTGAGCGCGCTCGACGTGTTCGCCCGGGACGTCGAGGCCCACGTCGCCGGCACCGGGTGCGGGAGGCCGGTCCTCGGCGTACTGCCGCTCCCGCGCGACGAAGGCGCACAGCTGGAGGTGGACTGGTCCCGCTGCGCCGGGCACGGGCTGTGCGGCGTGCTGGCTCCCGGTCTCATCCGGCTCGGCCCGCACGGCTATCCCGCGTCGACCACCATCCCCGTCGCCCCCTGGCAGGAACACGGCGCCCGCCGTGCCGTGAGCCAGTGCCCGGCACTCGCCCTGCGCATCCGCCACCCGTAG
- a CDS encoding ketoacyl-ACP synthase III family protein: MTAVSLVDVSGYLPGEPIPAAFYTDYPGAEDKLRDNPMFKVPPLRHHVAAGETNTDLVERAVAPLIERHGRDEIRAVDVLLVHSQLPDTPFVGAGTEVARRLGIKPRWLVDVANAGCASFVHMLELARQILTTTDARTALICNAQSAAGQLFTQSDVRRLAQAAIPGDGCGVGYLTTSAASPVLDVLTRHLVDYGGDMTAVLDDGRRYWEPGESQLRIGFTEDAVATVLERGNRLVPEVVTDLCRRLDVSAADIDLLVTNQPNRTFLHNWRQALGLPAERHADTFDSCGNLFGAAIPITLDRALRSGRVKEGDLVVLGGFAHAGDYAGAAAIRWGATA, from the coding sequence GTGACCGCGGTCAGCCTCGTCGACGTCTCCGGCTACCTGCCCGGCGAGCCGATCCCCGCCGCGTTCTACACCGACTACCCCGGCGCGGAGGACAAGCTGCGCGACAACCCCATGTTCAAGGTCCCCCCGCTGCGGCACCACGTCGCCGCGGGCGAGACCAACACGGACCTGGTCGAGCGCGCGGTCGCCCCCCTGATCGAGCGGCACGGCCGGGACGAGATCCGCGCCGTGGACGTCCTGCTGGTGCACAGTCAGCTGCCGGACACGCCGTTCGTGGGAGCCGGTACGGAGGTGGCCCGCCGGCTGGGGATCAAGCCGCGCTGGCTGGTCGACGTGGCCAACGCGGGCTGTGCGTCCTTCGTCCACATGCTCGAACTGGCCCGGCAGATCCTCACCACCACCGACGCCAGGACGGCGCTGATCTGCAACGCGCAGAGCGCCGCGGGCCAGCTGTTCACCCAGTCCGACGTCCGCCGGCTGGCCCAGGCCGCGATCCCCGGCGACGGCTGCGGGGTCGGCTACCTGACCACCTCCGCCGCCTCCCCGGTGCTGGATGTGCTGACCCGTCATCTCGTCGACTACGGCGGCGACATGACCGCCGTGCTCGACGACGGGCGCAGGTACTGGGAGCCCGGCGAGTCCCAACTGCGGATCGGCTTCACCGAGGACGCCGTCGCCACCGTCCTGGAACGCGGCAACCGGCTGGTGCCCGAGGTCGTCACGGACCTGTGCCGACGGCTCGACGTCTCAGCCGCCGACATCGACCTGCTGGTGACCAACCAGCCCAACCGGACCTTTCTGCACAACTGGCGCCAGGCGCTGGGACTCCCGGCGGAGCGGCACGCCGACACCTTCGACAGCTGCGGCAACCTCTTCGGCGCGGCGATCCCGATCACCCTGGACCGCGCCCTGCGCTCGGGCCGGGTCAAGGAGGGCGACCTGGTGGTCCTCGGCGGCTTCGCCCACGCGGGCGACTACGCGGGCGCCGCCGCGATCCGCTGGGGCGCCACGGCGTAG
- a CDS encoding SRPBCC family protein, whose amino-acid sequence MSADQSMSAETPGRTAEIPGLTRVEDTDLEQLMTRCAELTLPAYPHQQVYGRYCTIEEYVDCPPEQAYAYLKQGHHLEEWTFSLRDFVPAGTPGLWVGDDRLAPDTRIFCRVETNEQAMTVDFHCAWDQGEELWMIYLMRVVPAQLVLGKPGSVITWTNCRHPYYDANPHPQLAPQAERPWVGDYWDFFYAGHTVEMANLKAILEHRHRGGLPIGTAPATVVAR is encoded by the coding sequence ATGAGTGCGGACCAGTCCATGTCGGCTGAGACCCCCGGCCGGACCGCTGAGATCCCCGGCCTGACCAGGGTGGAGGACACCGACCTGGAACAGCTGATGACCCGCTGCGCCGAGCTGACCCTGCCCGCCTATCCGCACCAGCAGGTCTACGGGCGCTACTGCACGATCGAGGAGTACGTCGACTGCCCGCCCGAGCAGGCCTACGCGTACCTGAAGCAGGGCCACCACCTGGAGGAGTGGACCTTCAGCCTGCGCGACTTCGTCCCCGCCGGCACCCCCGGACTCTGGGTCGGCGACGACCGGTTGGCGCCGGACACCCGGATCTTCTGCCGGGTGGAGACCAATGAGCAGGCCATGACCGTGGACTTCCACTGCGCCTGGGACCAGGGCGAGGAGCTGTGGATGATCTACCTGATGCGCGTGGTGCCGGCCCAGCTGGTGCTCGGCAAGCCCGGTTCGGTGATCACCTGGACCAACTGCCGCCACCCGTACTACGACGCCAACCCGCACCCCCAGTTGGCGCCGCAGGCCGAGCGGCCGTGGGTGGGTGACTACTGGGACTTCTTCTACGCCGGCCACACCGTGGAGATGGCGAACCTCAAGGCGATCCTGGAGCACCGCCACCGCGGCGGCCTGCCGATCGGCACCGCCCCCGCCACGGTGGTGGCGCGGTGA